A window from Salvelinus sp. IW2-2015 linkage group LG5, ASM291031v2, whole genome shotgun sequence encodes these proteins:
- the LOC111963964 gene encoding adenosine receptor A2b-like produces the protein MLNNASLVYIALELVIAFLAVTGNMLVCWAVCLNSTLQSITNYFVVSLAVADIAVGLLAIPFAITISTGFCANFHGCLFIACFVLVLTQSSIFSLLAIAVDRYIAIKSPLRYNSLVTSGRAKGIIAVCWVLSVGIGLTPMLGWNRGVNGTNSSSCPEGMTECLFEGVVTLEYMVYFNFFGCVLVPLLAMLVIYARIFMAARHQLRLMDLKLVHMHAPGACSSSTPSRSTLQKEVHAAKSLAIIVGLFALCWLPLHIINCFNLFCQDCGRPHIWVMNITIILSHANSVVNPFIYAYRIREFRHTFRRILHKHMLGHREGHGAGGGGGRGLGSSSSITRASTRISMVDSSCGTMGNSYSLEPGPKLSPTRTPIETHRAGKEAYSDSCQWSPPQSDTAPISSIENGHNKGDAPVSPRQQQCIMGCADQSGVETTTELMGVKDSGNISFVHVRPLSPTLTSPNHSVELTEVS, from the exons ATGCTGAACAATGCCTCCCTCGTCTACATCGCCCTGGAGCTGGTCATAGCCTTTCTGGCCGTGACCGGTAACATGCTGGTCTGCTGGGCYGTGTGCCTCAACAGCACCTTGCAGAGCATCACCAACTACTTCGTGGTGTCCCTGGCGGTGGCAGATATCGCTGTGGGCTTGCTGGCCATCCCCTTCGCCATCACCATCAGCACGGGCTTCTGTGCCAACTTCCACGGCTGCCTGTTCATCGCCTGCTTCGTACTGGTGCTCACCCAGAGCTCCATCTTCAGCCTGCTGGCCATCGCTGTGGACCGCTACATCGCCATCAAGAGCCCCCTCAG GTATAACAGTCTTGTGACGTCCGGGAGGGCAAAGGGCATCATCGCAGTGTGCTGGGTTCTCTCTGTGGGCATCGGCCTCACGCCCATGCTGGGCTGGAACAGGGGTGTCAATGGCACCAACAGCAGCTCGTGCCCCGAAGGCATGACAGAGTGCCTGTTCGAGGGTGTGGTCACCCTGGAATACATGGTCTACTTCAACTTCTTCGGTTGTGTGCTGGTGCCCCTGCtggccatgctggtcatctacgCCCGCATCTTCATGGCGGCGCGGCACCAGCTGAGACTGATGGACCTGAAGCTGGTTCACATGCACGCCCCTGGGGCATGCTCATCGTCCACACCGTCCCGCTCCACCCTGCAGAAGGAGGTCCACGCAGCCAAGTCTCTGGCCATCATCGTGGGGCTGTTCGCCCTCTGCTGGTTGCCTCTTCACATCATCAACTGCTTCAACCTGTTCTGCCAGGACTGTGGGCGCCCACACATATGGGTGATGAACATCACCATCATCCTGTCCCACGCCAACTCCGTGGTCAACCCCTTCATCTACGCATACCGCATCCGGGAGTTCCGCCACACCTTCCGCAGGATCCTGCACAAGCACATGCTGGGGCACCGGGAGGGGCATGGAGCTGGGGGAGGGGGTGGCAGAGGGCtgggtagcagcagcagtatcACACGTGCCTCTACTCGCATCAGCATGGTGGACAGCTCATGTGGCACCATGGGGAACAGTTATTCCCTGGAGCCCGGCCCCAAACTCAGCCCCACTCGGACCCCCATAGAGACCCATAGAGCTGGGAAAGAAGCTTACTCTGACTCCTGCCAATGGTCACCACCACAGTCAGACACTGCACCAATCAGCTCCATTGAAAATGGACACAACAAAGGTGATGCCCCGGTGTCTCCCAGGCAGCAGCAATGCATCATGGGATGTGCGGACCAAAGTGGGGTTGAGACTACAACAGAGTTGATGGGGGTGAAGGACAGTGGGAACATATCCTTTGTGCACGTCAGGCCTCTGTCCCCCACACTAACCAGCCCTAACCACTCAGTAGAACTCACTGAGGTGTCATGA